A part of Mesoplodon densirostris isolate mMesDen1 chromosome 10, mMesDen1 primary haplotype, whole genome shotgun sequence genomic DNA contains:
- the FAM50B gene encoding LOW QUALITY PROTEIN: protein FAM50B (The sequence of the model RefSeq protein was modified relative to this genomic sequence to represent the inferred CDS: inserted 4 bases in 3 codons; substituted 1 base at 1 genomic stop codon), translating into MEEESRVHAVAPSSQAAVESTRRARPGGAGGRHGSVQGHYARAGRALHPLDQRKKQKEHVGVLKQRIAEETISKPKVGRKFXAHCDAVEAELKXSTAGLLTLHDVKARQEALVRQRETQRAQRERRERRRRRQLDARREREQRRRICRPVLLARRRRRGPRGGRPRGQGRGVDTSFLPDREREEVEATSSSWHGCGHRRAARIHRTAGAEQLPXAEEARIRPHDHPFYDLRVAQARGKXGPLFTFDVHDDVRLRSDAPLEKDESHADRAAPRSWREKNQHLFPARRREPYDPEKRWDGCTVR; encoded by the exons ATGGAGGAAGAAAGCAG AGTCCACGCGGTGGCTCCGAGCTCCCAGGCCGCGGTTGAGAGCACGCGGCGCGCGCGGCCCGGGGGAGCCGGCGGGCGGCACGGCTCGGTCCAAGGGCACTATGCGCGGGCCGGCCGAGCCCTGCACCCGCTCGACCAGCGCAAGAAGCAGAAGGAGCACGTGGGGGTCCTGAAGCAGCGCATCGCCGAGGAGACCATCAGCAAGCCCAAGGTGGGCCGGAAGT GCGCCCACTGCGACGCGGTGGAGGCCGAGCTGAA CAGCACCGCGGGGCTGCTGACCCTGCACGACGTGAAGGCGCGGCAGGAGGCCCTGGTGCGCCAGCGCGAGACGCAGCGGGCGCAGCGCGAACGGCGGGAGCGGCGGCGGCGCCGGCAGCTGGACGCGCGGCGCGAGCGGGAGCAGCGGCGCCGGATCTGCCGGCCTGTCCTTCTCGCCCGACGACGGCGACGAGGACCCCGAGGGGGGCGACCCCGAGGGCAAGGACGCGGCGTGGACACGAGCTTCCTGCCGGACCGCGAGCGCGAGGAGGTGGAGGCGACGTCCAGCTCCTGGCACGGCTGCGGGCACCGGCGCGCCGCGCGCATCCATAGG ACGGCCGGCGCGGAGCAGCTCCCGTAAGCCGAGGAGGCCCGGATCCGGCCGCACGACCACCCCTTCTACGACCTGAGGGTGGCGCAGGCGCGCGGCA AGGGGCCGCTCTTCACCTTCGACGTGCACGACGACGTGCGGCTGCGCAGCGACGCCCCCCTGGAGAAGGACGAGTCGCACGCGGACAGAGCGGCGCCGCGCAGCTGGCGCGAGAAGAACCAGCATCTCTTCCCCGCCCGCCGCCGGGAGCCCTACGACCCCGAGAAGCGCTGGGACGGCTGTACGGTCCGGTGA